The following nucleotide sequence is from Candidatus Eisenbacteria bacterium.
GCGAACGTCACGACGCTCGGTTCTCAGACCCTGTGCGCGGTGTTCGACACCGTGCGAACCACTCCCGAGAGCGAACTGCTGTTCCGCGTCAGCTCGGGCTTCTCGCCGACGCGCGGGATCGGCGCGGTGCGAGTGCCGGCCGGTGGCGGAACGTTCCGGCCGAGCGGCGCGCGCCTGGCGTTCCTGTCGGGGCGGCCGTATCGCTGGAATCACACGCAGCTGCAGAACGACGTGTCGGCGATCCTCGCGAACTGGTTCCTGGAACCCGTGAACCCCACTGCGGTCGGCGACGCGCCGATCGCGCGGGGCCTCGCCTTGAGCCCCGCGCGTCCCAATCCCTCGAGCGGCGCGACCACGCTGGGTTTCGCATTGCCGCGCGCCGAGCACGCTCGCCTGACCTTGCTCGACGTGACGGGGCGTCGCGTGCGCACCCTGGTCGACGGCGCGTTCGAAGCGGGAGAACATGTGGCGAGCTGGGACGGACGCGACGAGCGCGGCGGCCGAGCACCCGCCGGTCTCTACTGGGCGCGTCTCGAGGCGGGTGGCGAGAGCGCGGTGCGGCGGCTGGTGCGTATTCGATGAAGTCCAAGTCGCGACCGACCGCGCCGCTGCGCATCATCGTCACGTGTCTGGCGTTCTGGGGCGTGGCGCTGTGGCTGGTGAGTCGCTTCCCGATCATCGAAGGGTTCGGCATTCGCATCACCGTCGTCTCGGTTCGAGCGGCACTCGGCCTGCTGGGCCACCCCGTCGACCTCGTTGGCAACGTGCTCCACACCGGCCGGACCGGCATGGAGATCGCGACCGACTGCAGCCCGCATCTGGCGTATCTGATCTTCGCCGGTGGCGTGATCGCGACGCCCGCCAGCTGGCGCCAGCGCGTGATCGGACTGGGAGTCGGGGCGCTCGCGATTCATGTGTTCAACACGCTTCGAATCCTCGCGCTCTACGCGGTCCTCGCCGCGCGATCGAACTGGTTCGAATTCGTCCACGTCTATCTGTGGCAGATCGGCACCATCGGCGCGGTGCTCGGTGCCTTCACTCTGTGGCTCATGTGGACCGGACGGCGCGCGCCGACGGCGTGAAGTTCCTGCTCGCCTTCGCGGGCTGGGCCACGCTGGTGTTCGCGCCGGCGTGGTGGCTCTCGAAGCCGTGGCAGGCGGCGATCGGAGCGGTCGCGGTGCGCGTGGTGACGCCACCCGGCGCCTCGCTGCGAATCACGAGCCTCGAGCTCTTCTACCCCATGGACCTCGCGGTGTTCGTCGCTCTGTGCCTCGCCAGCGGCTGGGCGAGTTGGGCACGTCGAGGGCGGGGACTGCTGGTCGGGGTGCCGATCATGGTGGTGGCCGAGATCGCGGCGCTGGCGCTGGCGCTCGCCTCGATGCTCGGCGCACGGCATGCGATCGCGGGCTCCGCGGAACAAGCCGCGGCCATGCGCCTCACCGACTCGATCATCCGCGTGGTCGGGCTCGCGATCGCAGCACTGGTGTGGTTCGTGGTGCTCGGGCACGAGCGCGTCCTCGCTCGCCCGGTCGCGGGCCTGCGAACTTCCCAGCGCTCGAAGCCGCGGGGTGGCGCCCGATGATTCGCGCCGCCATGCGTTCACTGCTGCTCGCGGTGGCCGCCGTGGTGTGCGTGGCGACCTCTGCGGCGGCACACGGTGCCGGCACGAGTCAGGTGACGCTGCGGCTCGATGGCGCCCGCATCGAAGGCGAGTGGGAGATCCATCTGCGCGATGCGCGCTGGGCGCTGGGCCGCGACACCACGCAGGTCGGCGAGGGGGCGTTGCGCGATCTGCGCGCGCATGAGCCCGAGCTGCGTGCGTTGCTGATGCGAACACTGGCGCTCGCCGGCGACAGTCTGGCGTGCCCGCTCGAGCTGACGGCGGCGCCCCTCGAATGGCTGCCGCGTTTCGAGGAGGTGCGATTCCATCTGATCGCTCGATGCCCGAACGAGCCGACGCGCCTGCGAATCGGCAACGAATGGATGTTCGACCTCGACCCGACGCATCGCGCCTATTTCTCGGTGGTCGATGCCCGCGCCACCTCG
It contains:
- a CDS encoding archaeosortase/exosortase family protein; the encoded protein is MKSKSRPTAPLRIIVTCLAFWGVALWLVSRFPIIEGFGIRITVVSVRAALGLLGHPVDLVGNVLHTGRTGMEIATDCSPHLAYLIFAGGVIATPASWRQRVIGLGVGALAIHVFNTLRILALYAVLAARSNWFEFVHVYLWQIGTIGAVLGAFTLWLMWTGRRAPTA